A genomic segment from Pseudoxanthomonas sp. CF385 encodes:
- a CDS encoding 3-oxoacyl-ACP synthase III has product MLFKNVSIAGLAHIDAPHTLTSDEINARLQPTLDRLGIKTDVLNDIAGVHSRRLWDADTQASDAATMAARKALADAGITADKVGLVVNTSVSRDYLEPSTASIVCGNLGVAEHCQTFDVANACLAFINGMDIAARMLERDEIDYALVVDGETANLVYEKTIERLNGPDITEQQFRDELAALTLGCGAVAMVMARSALVPDAPRYKGGVTRSATEWNKLCRGNLDRMVTDTRMLLIEGMKLANKTFAAAKVALGWAVDELDQFVIHQVSRPHTQAFIKSFGIDPQKVMTIFTEHGNIGPASVPIVLSKLKELGKLKKGDRIALLGIGSGLNCTMAEVVW; this is encoded by the coding sequence ATGCTCTTCAAGAATGTCTCCATCGCGGGACTGGCGCATATCGATGCGCCCCACACGCTGACGTCGGACGAGATCAACGCCCGCCTGCAGCCCACGCTTGACCGCCTGGGCATCAAGACGGACGTCCTCAACGACATCGCCGGCGTGCATTCCCGTCGTCTGTGGGACGCCGACACCCAGGCTTCCGACGCCGCCACGATGGCCGCGCGCAAGGCCCTGGCCGATGCCGGCATCACCGCCGACAAGGTCGGCCTGGTGGTGAACACCTCCGTCAGCCGCGACTACCTGGAGCCGTCCACCGCCAGCATCGTCTGCGGCAACCTGGGCGTGGCCGAGCATTGCCAGACCTTCGACGTCGCCAATGCCTGCCTGGCCTTCATCAACGGCATGGACATCGCCGCCCGCATGCTCGAGCGCGACGAGATCGACTACGCGCTGGTCGTCGACGGCGAGACCGCCAACCTGGTCTACGAAAAGACCATCGAGCGCCTCAACGGGCCCGACATCACCGAACAGCAGTTCCGCGACGAACTGGCCGCGCTCACCCTGGGCTGCGGCGCGGTCGCCATGGTCATGGCGCGCAGCGCGCTGGTCCCGGACGCCCCGCGCTACAAGGGCGGCGTGACCCGCTCGGCCACCGAGTGGAACAAGCTCTGCCGCGGCAACCTCGACCGCATGGTCACCGACACCCGCATGCTGCTGATCGAGGGCATGAAGCTGGCCAACAAGACCTTCGCCGCCGCCAAGGTCGCGCTGGGCTGGGCGGTGGACGAGCTGGACCAGTTCGTCATCCATCAGGTCAGCCGCCCGCATACGCAGGCCTTCATCAAGTCCTTCGGCATCGACCCGCAGAAGGTCATGACGATCTTCACCGAGCACGGCAACATTGGCCCGGCGTCGGTGCCGATCGTGCTGAGCAAGCTGAAGGAACTGGGCAAGCTGAAGAAGGGCGACCGCATCGCCCTGCTCGGCATCGGCTCGGGCCTGAACTGCACGATGGCCGAAGTGGTCTGGTGA
- a CDS encoding YkgJ family cysteine cluster protein, with protein MHPCLTCGACCAHFRVSFHWSEADPDQGGVVPIALTEPLRVHERVMRGTSQKDPRCVALDADIGRYSRCTIHDRRPSVCALVPASLEFGERSAQCDKARLAHGLPLLVEADWAGVVDAEKNPLPEI; from the coding sequence ATGCATCCCTGCCTAACCTGCGGCGCCTGCTGCGCCCACTTCCGCGTGAGCTTCCACTGGAGCGAGGCGGATCCCGACCAGGGCGGCGTGGTGCCGATCGCATTGACCGAGCCGCTGCGCGTGCACGAGCGGGTGATGCGCGGCACCTCGCAGAAGGACCCGCGCTGCGTGGCCCTCGATGCCGACATCGGCCGCTACAGCCGTTGCACGATCCACGACCGGCGTCCGTCGGTATGCGCACTGGTGCCGGCGTCGCTGGAGTTCGGCGAACGCAGCGCGCAGTGCGACAAGGCGCGGCTGGCGCATGGTCTGCCCCTGCTGGTGGAAGCGGACTGGGCGGGCGTGGTGGACGCGGAGAAGAATCCGCTGCCGGAGATCTGA
- a CDS encoding alpha/beta fold hydrolase: MNLPGYPSHPQRFEVRPGLSMNYLDEGPRDGEVVVMLHGNPSWSYYWRTLVAGLSDPAADKRYRCIVPDHIGMGLSDKPDDSRYEYTLQSRVDDVAALLRHLGITGPVTLAVHDWGGMIGFGWALSHAAQVKRLVVTNTAAFPMPAAKTMPWQIALGRDWTVGEWIIRGFNAFSAGASWIGVERRMPADVRRAYVSPYDTWANRISTIRFMQDIPLGPQDKAWPLLEASGKALPSFADRPAFLGWGLKDFVFDRHFLDGFRAALPNAEVHAYEDAGHYVLEDKHEILVPLIRDFLDRHPLA; this comes from the coding sequence ATGAACCTTCCCGGCTATCCCTCCCATCCGCAGCGCTTCGAGGTCCGCCCGGGCCTGTCGATGAACTACCTCGACGAAGGCCCGCGCGACGGCGAGGTGGTGGTGATGCTGCACGGCAATCCGTCGTGGAGCTATTACTGGCGCACGCTGGTGGCGGGGCTGTCCGACCCCGCTGCTGACAAGCGTTACCGGTGCATCGTGCCGGACCACATCGGCATGGGCCTCTCCGACAAGCCCGACGACAGCCGCTACGAGTACACGCTGCAGTCGCGCGTGGACGACGTCGCCGCGCTGCTGCGCCACCTCGGCATCACCGGCCCGGTGACGCTGGCCGTGCACGACTGGGGCGGCATGATCGGCTTCGGCTGGGCGCTCTCGCACGCCGCGCAGGTCAAGCGCCTGGTGGTCACCAACACCGCCGCCTTCCCGATGCCCGCCGCGAAGACGATGCCGTGGCAGATCGCCCTGGGCCGTGACTGGACGGTGGGCGAATGGATCATCCGTGGGTTCAATGCGTTCTCGGCCGGTGCCTCGTGGATCGGCGTGGAGCGGCGCATGCCCGCCGACGTGCGCCGCGCCTACGTGTCGCCGTACGACACCTGGGCGAACCGGATCTCCACCATCCGCTTCATGCAGGACATCCCGCTGGGACCGCAGGACAAGGCGTGGCCGCTGCTCGAAGCCTCCGGCAAGGCGCTGCCGTCGTTCGCCGACCGCCCCGCGTTCCTGGGCTGGGGATTGAAGGACTTCGTGTTCGACAGGCACTTCCTCGACGGCTTCCGCGCTGCGCTGCCGAACGCCGAGGTGCACGCCTATGAAGACGCCGGCCACTATGTGCTGGAAGACAAGCACGAGATCCTGGTCCCGCTGATCCGCGACTTCCTGGATCGCCATCCGCTCGCATAG